A region of Cellulophaga sp. RHA19 DNA encodes the following proteins:
- a CDS encoding 6-pyruvoyl trahydropterin synthase family protein — MKVKVSRKAHFNAAHRLHNKKWDADKNKAIFGLCSNPNYHGHNYELIVSVEGEIDPETGFVMDMKVLKDLIKEKVENALDHKNLNVEVSDFKELNPTAENIAVVIWNKLRPEIDASKKLEVVLYETPRNYVTYTGQ, encoded by the coding sequence ATGAAAGTAAAAGTAAGTAGAAAAGCGCATTTTAATGCAGCTCACAGGTTGCATAACAAAAAATGGGATGCAGATAAAAACAAAGCTATTTTTGGTTTGTGTAGCAATCCTAATTACCATGGCCACAACTATGAGCTTATAGTTAGTGTAGAAGGAGAAATAGATCCAGAAACTGGTTTTGTTATGGATATGAAGGTTTTAAAAGACCTTATTAAAGAGAAAGTAGAAAACGCTTTAGATCATAAAAACTTAAATGTTGAAGTGTCAGATTTTAAAGAGCTTAATCCTACAGCAGAAAACATAGCTGTGGTTATTTGGAACAAGCTTAGACCAGAGATTGATGCCTCAAAAAAATTAGAAGTAGTATTGTATGAGACACCACGTAATTACGTAACATACACAGGACAGTAA
- a CDS encoding type I phosphomannose isomerase catalytic subunit — MYPLKFNPILKERLWGGTKLRDVLNKSIENDITGESWELSTVKGDVSVVSNGDLAGTSLQELINTKTDDLLGKSVAERFGTEFPILIKFIDAKQDLSIQLHPNDELAKKRHNSFGKTEMWYVMDADKDAELIVGFNKDVAKEEYAASIKNDTLLNLLNYEKVKEGDTFFINTGKIHAIGAGVLLAEIQQTSDVTYRVFDFNRKDKNGNLRELHTEQALDAIDYTKKDDFKVAYNTQSNAVNTMVDCPYFKTNFIELTDNIKQDVINRDSFTIYMCVGGSATVKNEFGEADLVKGETILVPALSKSIEIISSGAKLLEVTI, encoded by the coding sequence ATGTATCCGTTAAAATTTAATCCTATTTTAAAAGAAAGACTTTGGGGTGGTACCAAGTTAAGAGATGTTTTAAATAAATCTATAGAAAATGATATTACTGGAGAAAGCTGGGAGCTGTCTACGGTAAAAGGAGATGTTTCTGTGGTTTCTAACGGAGATTTAGCAGGTACATCTTTACAAGAATTGATAAATACGAAAACTGATGACCTTTTAGGAAAAAGTGTTGCAGAACGTTTTGGAACAGAATTTCCTATACTAATTAAGTTTATAGACGCAAAACAAGACCTATCTATACAGCTACATCCTAATGATGAGTTAGCTAAAAAAAGACATAACTCTTTTGGTAAAACGGAGATGTGGTACGTTATGGATGCAGACAAAGACGCTGAGCTTATTGTTGGTTTTAATAAAGATGTAGCTAAAGAAGAGTACGCTGCAAGTATTAAAAATGATACGTTGCTAAATTTATTAAATTACGAAAAGGTAAAAGAAGGTGATACTTTTTTTATTAATACAGGAAAAATACACGCAATTGGTGCAGGGGTTCTATTAGCAGAAATTCAGCAAACATCTGATGTTACTTATAGAGTATTTGATTTTAACCGTAAAGATAAAAACGGCAATCTAAGAGAGCTACATACAGAACAAGCTTTAGATGCTATAGATTATACTAAAAAGGACGATTTTAAAGTGGCATACAATACACAGTCAAACGCTGTAAATACAATGGTAGATTGCCCTTACTTTAAAACTAATTTTATAGAGTTAACAGATAATATTAAGCAAGATGTAATAAATAGAGATTCTTTTACTATTTATATGTGTGTTGGTGGTTCTGCAACTGTAAAAAACGAATTTGGAGAAGCTGATTTAGTAAAAGGGGAAACTATTTTAGTGCCAGCACTTTCAAAATCTATAGAAATAATTTCTAGTGGGGCTAAGTTATTAGAAGTTACAATTTAA
- a CDS encoding DUF4369 domain-containing protein → MNRFFLLFLLGISIVACNSTTKNTMTVSGNVKGLKKGTLYLQKVNDTVLVTVDSLQIKGDGNYTLTTELESPEIFYLYLDKSDNSEFNDRITFFGEPGNITINTAWNTFALKAKIEGSKSQEKLEEFRKNASKFNAEALRLAQTAQLPNIQGNEQAIDSLNKMLSKNNLRGYLYALNYSLNHKESYVAPYLALTEVPDVNVKYLDSIYNSLADSVSVSKYGKELKEHISKVKAANK, encoded by the coding sequence ATGAATAGATTTTTTCTTCTGTTTCTTCTTGGCATAAGCATTGTTGCTTGTAATTCTACAACTAAAAACACTATGACTGTTTCTGGTAATGTAAAAGGCCTTAAGAAAGGAACATTGTATTTGCAAAAAGTGAATGATACTGTTTTAGTTACAGTTGATTCTTTACAAATTAAAGGCGACGGTAATTATACGCTTACAACTGAGTTAGAAAGTCCTGAAATATTTTACTTGTATCTAGACAAGTCTGACAACTCTGAATTTAATGATAGAATTACATTTTTTGGAGAACCAGGAAATATTACAATAAATACTGCTTGGAATACTTTTGCTTTAAAAGCTAAAATAGAAGGATCTAAGTCACAAGAAAAATTAGAAGAGTTTAGAAAAAATGCATCTAAGTTTAATGCAGAAGCTTTACGTTTAGCGCAAACTGCACAATTACCAAATATACAAGGTAATGAACAAGCTATAGATTCTTTAAACAAAATGTTATCTAAAAATAATTTGCGTGGTTATTTATATGCTTTAAACTACTCATTAAACCATAAAGAGTCTTACGTAGCACCATATTTAGCATTAACAGAAGTACCAGATGTTAACGTAAAATATTTAGACTCTATTTACAATTCACTGGCAGATAGTGTGTCTGTATCCAAATACGGTAAAGAGCTAAAGGAACATATTAGCAAAGTAAAAGCTGCTAACAAATAA
- a CDS encoding DUF819 family protein — MLEPLITDDKVVFGLLTLCLGFVFYTSAKKTGFWSKFYTIVPGILLCYLLPAILTSTGIIAETWKTVDDAGVITEHESGLYHMASRYLLPAALVLMTLSIDLKAITNLGSKALIMFLTGSVGIIIGGPIAILIVSVFSPETVGGNDFDAIWRGLSTIAGSWIGGGANQAAMLEIFQYNPEKYGGMVLIDVVVANIWMAIILLGVGKTTKIDKWLKADASAIETLKVKVTAFTEKITRTPTTQDYMMLLFFAFTAVGLAHFLGGNISSYLENNVAAVADKKSFLSFLGSSFFWMVVLATIAGIALSFTKAKNLEGAGASKIGGVFIYILVATIGMKMDLGKVLENPGLIVIGLIWIAIHAGLLILVAKLIRAPYFFLAVGSQANVGGAASAPIVAAEFHPSLTSVGVLLAVFGYVVGTGGALLCAYLMEVASAL; from the coding sequence ATGTTAGAACCACTTATTACAGATGATAAAGTTGTTTTTGGATTATTAACTCTTTGCTTAGGTTTTGTTTTTTACACCTCAGCTAAAAAAACAGGCTTTTGGAGTAAATTTTACACCATTGTTCCTGGTATTTTACTTTGTTATTTACTACCTGCAATTTTAACTTCTACAGGTATTATTGCAGAAACTTGGAAAACAGTAGATGATGCTGGTGTTATAACAGAACACGAGTCTGGACTTTACCATATGGCAAGTAGGTATTTGTTACCTGCAGCTTTAGTTTTAATGACATTGAGTATAGATTTAAAAGCTATTACCAACCTAGGTTCCAAAGCTTTAATTATGTTTTTAACAGGTTCTGTTGGCATTATTATTGGCGGGCCAATAGCTATATTAATTGTATCAGTTTTTTCTCCAGAAACTGTTGGCGGCAACGATTTTGATGCCATTTGGAGAGGACTATCTACTATTGCTGGTAGTTGGATAGGTGGTGGTGCAAACCAAGCTGCTATGCTAGAAATTTTTCAGTATAACCCAGAAAAATACGGTGGTATGGTGCTTATAGATGTTGTAGTAGCTAACATTTGGATGGCCATTATTTTATTAGGTGTAGGCAAAACCACAAAAATTGATAAATGGTTAAAGGCAGATGCATCTGCCATAGAAACACTAAAAGTAAAAGTGACTGCTTTTACAGAAAAAATAACAAGAACGCCAACCACACAAGATTATATGATGTTGCTTTTCTTTGCATTTACTGCAGTAGGTTTAGCTCATTTTTTAGGTGGTAACATAAGTTCTTATTTAGAAAATAATGTTGCTGCTGTAGCAGATAAAAAAAGTTTTTTATCCTTTTTAGGTTCTAGCTTTTTCTGGATGGTAGTATTGGCAACAATAGCAGGTATAGCACTATCTTTTACAAAAGCTAAAAATTTAGAAGGTGCTGGCGCTAGTAAAATAGGTGGTGTTTTTATATATATTTTAGTTGCCACTATTGGTATGAAAATGGATTTAGGTAAAGTATTAGAGAACCCAGGACTTATTGTTATTGGCCTAATATGGATTGCCATACACGCTGGTTTATTAATTTTAGTAGCTAAACTTATTAGAGCTCCTTACTTCTTTTTGGCAGTGGGTAGCCAAGCAAATGTTGGTGGTGCTGCTTCTGCACCAATTGTAGCTGCAGAGTTTCACCCATCTTTAACATCTGTTGGCGTATTACTTGCTGTTTTTGGTTATGTAGTTGGTACTGGAGGTGCATTATTATGTGCATACCTTATGGAAGTTGCCTCTGCCCTATAA
- a CDS encoding Cof-type HAD-IIB family hydrolase yields the protein MTYKILCSDLDGTLLTTKNDVSDVTISEINRIKNHLKVILVSARMPKSMRYLQERLGIENLPIICYNGALVLDNDKQLFSTFISSKELQTIHKIAEEHIVKMGLYYMDEWYVPEDSERVQKEIHHTKAEPIFEDTKVTLSNWSKRKVGAHKIMLMGTKETTDAIFSVLTSTLGESLHFYRSNDTLIEVAPKTISKLSAIKLLLQNETLEEVIAFGDNYNDMEMLTHVGCGVAVENGRSEVKAIAKHVTLKNTENGVAHFIKQNILI from the coding sequence ATGACTTATAAAATTTTGTGTTCTGATTTAGACGGAACCTTACTTACCACAAAAAATGATGTTTCTGACGTAACCATATCAGAAATAAACAGAATAAAAAACCACCTTAAAGTAATTTTAGTTTCTGCCAGAATGCCAAAATCTATGCGCTATTTACAAGAAAGATTGGGTATAGAAAATTTGCCTATTATTTGCTATAATGGTGCTTTGGTTTTAGATAATGACAAACAACTGTTTTCTACTTTTATAAGTAGCAAAGAATTGCAAACCATACACAAAATTGCAGAAGAACACATTGTAAAAATGGGCTTGTATTATATGGATGAATGGTACGTACCAGAAGACTCTGAACGTGTGCAAAAAGAAATTCACCATACCAAAGCAGAACCTATTTTTGAAGATACAAAAGTAACCTTAAGCAACTGGAGTAAAAGAAAAGTTGGCGCACATAAAATTATGCTAATGGGTACTAAAGAGACTACAGATGCTATTTTTAGTGTTTTAACGTCTACCTTAGGAGAAAGTCTACATTTTTACAGATCTAATGATACTTTAATAGAAGTTGCTCCTAAAACTATATCTAAACTATCTGCTATAAAATTGCTATTACAGAATGAAACTTTAGAAGAGGTAATTGCTTTTGGTGATAATTATAATGATATGGAAATGCTAACCCACGTAGGTTGTGGTGTTGCTGTAGAAAACGGAAGATCAGAAGTTAAGGCAATTGCTAAGCACGTAACGCTTAAAAACACAGAGAACGGAGTTGCGCATTTTATAAAGCAAAACATCTTAATTTAA
- a CDS encoding alpha/beta hydrolase — MKKLLILCLVFPILIFAQEVKTEELDLKNGDISLPGTLTVAPSKKKTPLLIFIQGSGNGDRNGNQAGTAMQIGYIKTLRDSLNTKGISFYSYDKRSANINNLKSIKDISFKGFVDDANVAIDYFKNDKRFSSITIIGHSQGSLVGMLAINSRNDKAVTSYISLAGPGKTFDKTIVEQLTAQNPSLGQAAKEQFEELVQTDTIKEVNPLLMSVFQPIYQKFIKEWATVNPATEIKKLQIPVLLLNGDSDLQVSTDDAQLLKDAHPKATLKIIPKMNHVLKVVNSIVENQEAYTSKDYKISNELINTIDKFVSK; from the coding sequence ATGAAAAAACTACTAATACTGTGTCTGGTATTCCCAATTCTAATTTTTGCTCAAGAAGTAAAAACTGAAGAACTAGATTTAAAAAACGGAGACATTAGTTTACCTGGTACTTTAACAGTAGCACCATCTAAAAAGAAAACACCTCTTCTAATTTTTATTCAAGGTTCTGGTAATGGAGACCGCAATGGCAACCAAGCCGGTACAGCAATGCAAATTGGTTACATAAAAACCCTTAGAGATAGTTTAAATACTAAAGGAATTTCATTTTATAGTTATGATAAAAGATCTGCTAACATTAACAATTTAAAAAGCATAAAAGATATTAGCTTTAAAGGTTTTGTAGATGATGCTAACGTAGCTATAGATTATTTTAAAAACGACAAACGCTTTAGTAGCATTACTATAATTGGGCATAGTCAAGGTTCTTTGGTTGGTATGTTGGCCATCAATTCTCGTAATGATAAAGCTGTTACTTCTTACATATCATTAGCCGGACCAGGAAAAACTTTTGACAAAACAATTGTAGAACAATTAACAGCACAAAACCCAAGTTTAGGCCAAGCAGCAAAAGAACAATTTGAAGAGTTAGTACAAACTGATACTATTAAAGAGGTTAACCCGCTCTTAATGAGTGTTTTTCAACCAATTTATCAAAAATTTATAAAAGAATGGGCTACAGTAAACCCTGCTACTGAAATTAAAAAATTACAGATTCCTGTATTACTTTTAAATGGCGATTCGGACCTTCAAGTTAGTACAGACGATGCACAATTATTAAAAGACGCACACCCTAAAGCTACTTTAAAAATTATTCCTAAAATGAATCACGTTTTAAAAGTTGTAAATTCTATAGTTGAAAACCAAGAAGCTTATACATCAAAAGACTATAAAATATCTAACGAACTTATTAATACCATAGATAAATTTGTATCTAAATAA
- a CDS encoding DUF4177 domain-containing protein: protein MKEYKIIRQRTKFRNTDSDFENELNTLAKQGWVVKSSIAINGSSLFKVILERDKNR, encoded by the coding sequence ATGAAAGAATACAAAATTATTAGACAAAGAACCAAATTTCGCAATACAGATAGTGATTTTGAAAATGAATTAAACACATTAGCTAAACAAGGTTGGGTAGTAAAATCTTCTATTGCTATAAATGGCTCTAGTTTATTTAAAGTAATTTTAGAACGCGATAAAAACAGGTAA
- a CDS encoding transglycosylase domain-containing protein: protein MILKKIKSPYLRYTIIALLALTVVILLFITSVYIGVWGKIPSKKELTSLKYQQASEVYSADSVLIGKYYLQDRQPIPFTDFPKHLTEALVSIEDERFYSHSGIDYKSMFRVAFKSILLQDKSSGGGSTISQQLAKNLYPRTKRGKLNLVVTKLKEMFVARRLESIYSKEEILYHYLNQVSFGDNTHGIESASLKFFNKHTKELSIAEAATLIGMLKATYGYNPRIFPKKSTNRRNLVMQAMYNNSFLKEKQKDSLINTPLKLNYRDFNYNDGIAPYFREEVRKQLLKWAKEKNNAGSDLNIYTSGLKIYTTLNYKMQVLAEEAMQEHMKKLQSDFEKSYGKNAPWLTNKNSINKAVKQSLPYKKLIALDLPKKQILDSLNKKKTMTLATWDKDITIQASTIDSIKHYSKFLNIGSLAVDPATGEVKVWIGGVNFKHFKYDHISQSKRQVGSTFKPIVYTTALEQGIGPCTYFSAQEVEYKNLKQWSPSNSGSKDETFLNYSMEEALSNSVNTVAVKVLEKAGIKNTIEQAKKMGISTELPNQPSLALGTAEVKINELAKAYTTFANNGKHSTPFLIKQITTSKDSIIETFEPKIAKQAAFSNETNMIMLELMKATINSGTASRIRNSYKLTNDIAGKTGTTQNNKDAWFVGVTPKLVSVTWVGLDNHEIGFKSTALGQGANAALPAFALFLQKMNKDSDFNYITKAKFKKPTDAVLQSLDCDPTKKDGFFKRLFKNPNKKKRKEFKRS from the coding sequence TTGATATTAAAGAAAATAAAGAGTCCATATTTAAGGTATACTATTATAGCATTACTTGCTCTTACAGTAGTTATTCTACTATTTATAACAAGTGTTTATATTGGTGTTTGGGGCAAAATACCAAGTAAAAAAGAGTTAACATCTTTAAAATACCAACAAGCATCAGAAGTTTATTCTGCAGACAGTGTTTTAATTGGCAAATATTATTTACAAGACAGGCAACCAATTCCTTTTACTGATTTTCCAAAACACTTAACAGAAGCATTAGTTTCTATTGAAGACGAGCGTTTTTACAGTCATAGCGGTATAGACTATAAAAGTATGTTTAGGGTAGCTTTTAAAAGTATTCTATTGCAAGATAAATCTTCTGGTGGTGGCAGTACTATAAGTCAGCAATTAGCAAAAAACTTATATCCAAGAACCAAACGTGGCAAGCTTAATTTAGTTGTTACTAAACTTAAAGAAATGTTTGTTGCTCGTAGATTAGAGAGTATTTACAGTAAAGAAGAAATACTGTACCATTATTTAAATCAGGTTTCTTTTGGAGATAATACACACGGCATTGAAAGTGCATCATTAAAATTTTTTAATAAACATACTAAAGAACTAAGTATTGCAGAGGCAGCAACTTTAATTGGTATGCTAAAAGCAACATATGGTTACAACCCAAGAATTTTTCCTAAAAAAAGTACTAACCGTAGAAATTTAGTTATGCAAGCTATGTACAATAATAGTTTTTTAAAGGAAAAACAAAAAGATAGTCTTATTAATACACCTTTAAAGTTAAACTATAGAGACTTTAATTATAATGATGGTATTGCCCCTTACTTTAGAGAGGAAGTTAGAAAACAATTGTTAAAATGGGCAAAAGAAAAGAATAATGCTGGTAGCGATTTAAATATTTATACATCTGGGTTAAAAATATACACTACTTTAAATTATAAAATGCAGGTATTGGCTGAAGAAGCAATGCAAGAGCATATGAAAAAATTACAGTCTGACTTTGAAAAAAGTTATGGCAAAAATGCTCCTTGGCTAACCAATAAAAATAGTATTAATAAGGCCGTAAAGCAATCATTACCCTATAAAAAATTAATAGCATTAGACTTACCAAAAAAACAAATATTAGACTCTTTAAATAAAAAAAAGACAATGACTTTAGCCACTTGGGATAAAGACATTACAATACAAGCAAGTACTATAGATAGTATTAAACATTATAGTAAATTTTTAAATATTGGCTCTTTGGCTGTAGACCCTGCTACCGGAGAAGTGAAAGTATGGATTGGAGGTGTTAACTTTAAACACTTTAAGTACGATCATATATCACAAAGTAAAAGGCAAGTTGGCTCTACTTTTAAACCAATTGTATACACTACAGCATTAGAACAAGGTATTGGCCCTTGCACCTACTTTTCTGCTCAAGAGGTAGAATATAAAAATTTAAAGCAATGGAGCCCGTCTAACTCTGGCTCTAAAGATGAGACTTTCCTAAACTACTCTATGGAAGAGGCTTTAAGTAACTCTGTAAACACTGTTGCTGTAAAAGTTTTAGAAAAAGCAGGAATAAAAAATACAATTGAACAAGCTAAAAAAATGGGTATTTCTACAGAACTACCTAACCAACCTTCTTTGGCTTTAGGTACAGCAGAAGTTAAAATTAACGAGCTTGCAAAAGCATACACCACTTTTGCAAATAATGGCAAACACAGCACTCCGTTTTTAATTAAACAAATTACTACTAGCAAAGACTCTATTATAGAAACCTTTGAACCTAAAATTGCTAAGCAAGCTGCGTTTTCTAATGAAACTAATATGATTATGTTAGAGTTAATGAAAGCAACAATTAACTCTGGTACCGCTTCTAGAATACGCAATAGTTACAAATTAACTAATGATATTGCTGGTAAAACGGGTACTACACAAAACAATAAAGATGCTTGGTTTGTAGGTGTAACTCCAAAATTGGTAAGTGTTACTTGGGTTGGATTAGACAACCATGAAATAGGGTTTAAAAGTACAGCTCTTGGTCAAGGTGCAAATGCTGCACTACCAGCTTTTGCCTTATTTCTGCAAAAAATGAATAAAGACAGTGATTTTAATTATATTACTAAAGCAAAATTTAAAAAACCTACAGATGCCGTTTTACAGTCGTTGGACTGTGATCCTACCAAAAAAGATGGTTTTTTTAAACGTTTATTTAAAAATCCTAACAAGAAAAAAAGGAAAGAGTTTAAACGTAGTTAG
- a CDS encoding S1/P1 nuclease, translating to MKKICILLFLAVQVSFANNVFWGKTGHRTVGEVAQKELSRKAKKAIKELLEGQDLAFVSNYADEIKSDREFRAYFPWHYVNFPADKKYSDITPPEEGDLMVGIEKCVSVLKDEKSSKKDKSFHLRMLVHLIGDMHQPLHAGHAEDKGGNDIQVRWFNEGSNLHRVWDSDMIDSYGMSYTELANALPKLDKKQKAKVQEGTIYDWIEETQDLAEEVYKTAEVGEKLGYRYSYLHMATLRSQLNKGGLRLAKVLNEIYK from the coding sequence ATGAAAAAGATATGTATTTTGCTTTTTTTAGCAGTTCAGGTTTCCTTTGCTAATAATGTATTTTGGGGCAAAACAGGACATAGAACAGTGGGTGAGGTAGCACAAAAAGAATTGAGTAGAAAAGCTAAAAAAGCAATAAAAGAATTGCTAGAAGGTCAGGATTTGGCCTTTGTATCTAACTATGCAGATGAAATAAAATCTGATCGTGAGTTTAGAGCATATTTTCCTTGGCATTATGTAAATTTTCCTGCAGATAAAAAATACTCAGACATTACTCCGCCAGAGGAAGGAGACTTAATGGTTGGTATAGAAAAATGTGTATCGGTTTTAAAGGATGAAAAAAGTTCTAAAAAAGATAAATCTTTTCATTTAAGAATGTTGGTACATTTAATAGGAGATATGCACCAACCATTGCACGCAGGTCATGCAGAAGATAAAGGAGGTAATGATATACAAGTACGTTGGTTTAATGAAGGATCTAATTTACACCGTGTTTGGGATTCTGATATGATAGACTCTTACGGTATGAGTTATACTGAACTGGCTAATGCTTTACCTAAGTTAGATAAAAAGCAAAAAGCAAAAGTACAAGAAGGTACTATTTATGATTGGATAGAGGAAACTCAAGATTTAGCTGAAGAAGTATATAAAACAGCTGAAGTTGGAGAAAAATTAGGATACAGGTATAGTTACCTTCATATGGCTACATTACGCAGTCAGTTAAATAAAGGCGGACTACGTTTGGCTAAGGTGTTAAACGAAATTTATAAATAA
- a CDS encoding AraC family transcriptional regulator codes for MTNQKPIFESIAPDFGHSFTYQKFDEATNNKNNTWHYHPEIELVYVNGGSGKRQIGSHISYYTDGDLILIDGNLPHCGLTDVLTKNKSETVVQMLPNFLGDNFFNLPELRNIKSLLDTCKGGIAFHGNTKLKIGDKIEVLEYQTDFQRLISILNILNELGKSKEYTLLNAEGFSMKTEVKDNDRINVIFNYVKTNFREEITLDSIADLVNMTVPSFCRYFKKITNKTFIQFTNEYRLVHASKLLAEQKMSITEVCFECGFNNFSHFNKSFKKFTGQNPSEYRNELKTVVA; via the coding sequence ATGACTAACCAGAAACCTATTTTTGAATCTATTGCACCAGATTTTGGGCATTCTTTTACATACCAAAAGTTTGATGAAGCAACTAATAATAAGAACAATACGTGGCATTACCACCCAGAAATAGAATTAGTATATGTAAATGGTGGTTCTGGCAAAAGACAAATAGGTAGTCATATATCTTATTACACAGATGGTGATTTAATTTTAATAGATGGTAATTTACCACATTGTGGACTTACAGATGTACTTACAAAAAACAAGAGCGAAACTGTTGTACAAATGCTACCCAATTTTTTAGGAGATAACTTTTTTAACTTACCAGAGCTTAGAAACATTAAATCTTTATTAGATACCTGTAAAGGTGGTATTGCTTTTCATGGTAATACTAAATTAAAAATAGGAGATAAGATTGAGGTACTAGAGTACCAAACAGATTTTCAGCGTTTAATATCTATTTTAAACATATTAAACGAACTTGGCAAGTCTAAAGAATACACTCTTTTAAATGCCGAGGGCTTTTCTATGAAGACAGAAGTAAAAGACAACGACCGAATAAATGTTATATTTAATTATGTAAAAACAAACTTTAGAGAAGAAATTACTTTAGATAGCATTGCAGATTTAGTTAATATGACGGTACCATCATTCTGCAGGTACTTTAAAAAAATTACCAATAAAACGTTTATTCAATTTACTAATGAATATAGGTTGGTACACGCATCTAAATTACTAGCCGAACAAAAGATGAGTATTACAGAGGTTTGTTTTGAATGCGGGTTTAATAATTTTTCTCACTTTAATAAATCATTTAAAAAATTCACAGGACAAAATCCGTCTGAATATAGAAATGAGCTTAAAACGGTTGTAGCTTAA
- a CDS encoding DoxX family protein has product MIYPWHLYLMGLLYILAGFMHFIKPKMYMRIMPRYLPKHLQLVYISGIIEFLIGVGLFYNVTKNIAIYALIAMLSVFLLVHFYMLSSKKAAAGIPRYILLLRIPLQFVLMYWAYCYLKL; this is encoded by the coding sequence ATGATTTATCCTTGGCATTTGTACTTAATGGGACTCCTATACATACTCGCGGGTTTTATGCATTTTATAAAACCTAAAATGTATATGCGCATAATGCCTAGGTATTTACCAAAGCATTTACAACTAGTATATATTAGTGGTATAATAGAATTTTTAATTGGCGTAGGTCTGTTTTATAATGTTACAAAAAACATAGCTATTTATGCTTTAATTGCAATGCTTAGTGTTTTTTTGTTGGTACACTTTTATATGCTATCTAGCAAAAAAGCTGCTGCAGGTATACCAAGGTATATATTATTATTGCGCATACCTTTACAGTTTGTTTTAATGTATTGGGCATATTGCTACTTAAAACTATAA
- a CDS encoding MOSC domain-containing protein, with protein sequence MKVVATNLGKPTKIQWNGKEEVTGIYKYPTTTPLQLLSTDVINDTVIDRKHHGGIDKACYLFSADVYDYWKNIYPNLDWNWGMFGENLTVEGLDETTLRIGDIYIIGTALVQVSQPREPCYKLGIRFGNQQILKQFIDHNRPGTYIRILKEGSVQTGDVFKLIEQSTNKLTIQDFYKLLYAKEKNKETIKLAVSNMALPEKKRIRLSKYL encoded by the coding sequence ATGAAAGTAGTAGCAACCAACCTTGGTAAACCAACCAAAATACAATGGAACGGTAAAGAAGAAGTAACCGGAATTTATAAATACCCAACTACTACGCCCTTGCAATTACTGAGTACAGATGTTATTAACGACACTGTAATAGACCGCAAACACCACGGTGGTATAGACAAGGCTTGTTATTTATTTTCTGCAGATGTTTACGATTATTGGAAAAACATATACCCTAATTTAGACTGGAACTGGGGAATGTTTGGTGAAAACCTTACTGTAGAAGGTTTAGATGAAACTACACTTAGAATTGGTGATATATATATAATTGGCACTGCACTTGTACAAGTATCACAACCTAGAGAACCGTGTTATAAATTAGGAATACGTTTTGGAAATCAACAAATTTTAAAACAATTTATAGACCATAATAGACCTGGCACCTACATTAGGATTCTAAAAGAAGGTAGTGTGCAAACTGGTGATGTTTTTAAGTTAATAGAACAGTCTACAAACAAACTTACCATACAAGATTTTTATAAGCTACTGTATGCTAAAGAAAAAAACAAAGAAACCATTAAACTAGCCGTTAGCAATATGGCTTTGCCAGAGAAAAAAAGAATACGTTTATCTAAATACCTTTAA